AGTTCTTTTGTCTGAAGATGACTGGCTTGCTGCGATTTATCCAGAAGAAATCATGAACTTTGACGATTACATCAAATATTCTTCACGATTAAAGCCTTTGCTCAAGGAACATATCCGAAAAATTTTACATTTAGGTGTATCGGTCGTGATGGATTTTCCAGGAAATACCAAGAAACAGAGAACATGGTTTAAAGAAATATTTTCTGAGGACGATATCCCCCACAAATTGATTTATCTGAAAGCAGATGATCAACTCTGCTTGAATCGGCTGGAAAAGCGAAGGAAGAGTTCACCCGATCGCGCTCGATTTGATACAGAAGAGGTGTTTCATCAGGTAACCCGTTATTTTCAAGCCCCTGCTGATGATGAAGGCTTTAATATTGAGGTGGTGAATCAATAGGATTGATGACATCTAAAGAAGCGCGATGCCCGTAGGGCGGTGGCTTCGCCACGTCGCGCTTTAGAGATTGCTCTTGCCTTTAAATCCTGAACAATAGAATCATTAACAGGGCAGAGGTTAAGCACGCAAGGAGCATCCTGATTAAGTTCCATTGGTTCCAACGCGGTTCAAACTCCATACGAGCTGATTTTAGAGCTGTTTCCTTCATCTCATCCACATTCAGAGTTTGTAGTTTGTTATTCAGTGGTACGTTGATCGTGAAGGTGGATAACTGAACGCCAAGCAGATAAAGGATTGGAGTCAAAATCATGAGCAGACGTTGAGCGCGATCGAGTTGTCCCAAGCCCAGCCCAACTGAAGCCAGCAAAGCCACAATTGACCCCACCCAAACCGCCACAAAGATCGGTTGATTATTTTGGATCACACCATCTATCACCTGAAACGCTTGGATAAACTCTCGGTCATCTAAACGTTTAAGCCCTGGCATCACTACTGAGGCAAAAGCAAACAGGAAGCCTGCTACGAGGGAACACAGTAACGTCGCCATAATCAAGACAATTGGAAAGATTGCTTCTGTTGACATGGATCAATTTTCCTGATGAAAAATTAGTAAGACAAACTTGGAGTCTGGTACAAGGACGACTGATCCGATAGTTGCTTTAAGATAA
Above is a window of Cyanobacteria bacterium GSL.Bin1 DNA encoding:
- a CDS encoding AAA family ATPase yields the protein MNRKGTLIFFCGKMGAGKSTYSKSLANELSAVLLSEDDWLAAIYPEEIMNFDDYIKYSSRLKPLLKEHIRKILHLGVSVVMDFPGNTKKQRTWFKEIFSEDDIPHKLIYLKADDQLCLNRLEKRRKSSPDRARFDTEEVFHQVTRYFQAPADDEGFNIEVVNQ
- a CDS encoding DUF1772 domain-containing protein is translated as MSTEAIFPIVLIMATLLCSLVAGFLFAFASVVMPGLKRLDDREFIQAFQVIDGVIQNNQPIFVAVWVGSIVALLASVGLGLGQLDRAQRLLMILTPILYLLGVQLSTFTINVPLNNKLQTLNVDEMKETALKSARMEFEPRWNQWNLIRMLLACLTSALLMILLFRI